A single genomic interval of Microbacterium sp. BLY harbors:
- a CDS encoding rhodanese-related sulfurtransferase, protein MATPKIVLFYAFTPLADPEAIRVWQRDLGEALGLRGRVLLSTHGINGTLGGDLPAVKKWVRSFRSYAPFRDADIKWSDGTGLDATGRSLDFPKLSVKVRDEIVSFGAPDELRVDADGVVGGGARLTPEQLHQLVAERGDEVVFFDGRNALEAEIGRFRGAVVPDTETTRDFVRLLDSGAYDDLKGKPVVTYCTGGIRCEVLSSLMVARGFGEVYQLDGGIVRYGETYGDDGLWDGSLYVFDGRGSVDFSDHARVIGTCAGCGAATKRTANCPDPSCRAQFVVCAECEAVACPAHAAAPAPRA, encoded by the coding sequence GTGGCCACCCCCAAGATCGTCCTCTTCTACGCGTTCACGCCGCTCGCCGATCCGGAGGCCATCCGGGTCTGGCAGCGCGACCTCGGCGAAGCGCTGGGCCTGCGGGGACGGGTGCTCCTGTCGACGCACGGCATCAACGGCACGCTCGGTGGCGACCTCCCGGCGGTGAAGAAGTGGGTGCGATCGTTCCGGTCGTACGCGCCGTTCCGCGACGCCGACATCAAGTGGAGCGATGGCACCGGACTCGATGCGACCGGGCGCAGCCTCGACTTCCCGAAGCTGAGCGTCAAGGTCCGGGACGAGATCGTGTCGTTCGGCGCCCCGGACGAACTGCGGGTCGATGCGGACGGCGTCGTCGGGGGCGGGGCCCGCCTCACGCCGGAGCAGCTGCATCAGCTGGTCGCCGAGCGCGGCGACGAGGTCGTGTTCTTCGACGGCCGGAACGCGCTGGAGGCCGAGATCGGACGCTTCCGCGGGGCCGTCGTGCCCGACACCGAGACCACCAGGGACTTCGTCCGGCTGCTCGACTCCGGCGCCTATGACGACCTGAAGGGCAAGCCTGTCGTCACCTACTGCACGGGCGGGATCCGTTGCGAGGTGCTCTCCAGCCTCATGGTCGCCCGCGGTTTCGGGGAGGTCTACCAGCTGGACGGCGGCATCGTCCGGTACGGCGAGACCTACGGCGACGACGGGCTCTGGGACGGTTCGCTGTACGTGTTCGACGGCCGCGGCTCCGTCGACTTCTCCGACCATGCCCGGGTGATCGGCACGTGCGCCGGGTGCGGCGCCGCCACGAAGCGCACCGCGAACTGCCCCGACCCCTCGTGCCGCGCGCAGTTCGTCGTGTGCGCGGAGTGCGAGGCCGTCGCCTGCCCGGCGCACGCCGCCGCTCCTGCCCCGCGCGCCTGA
- a CDS encoding MoxR family ATPase: MPENAPLSPVAIDADGFAAQTAAILGSISQVIDGKPEAVRSALVCLLAEGHLLIEDVPGVGKTMLARALAATVDATVRRIQFTPDLLPGDVTGVSVYNPVDREFEFKRGAVFAHIVIADEINRSSPKTQSALLEAMEEGQVTVDGSTHRLPDPFLVVATQNPLEMEGTYALPEAQRDRFMMRISMGYPDPAAEALMLRQRDVVNPLATVTPVADAAAISQLIAWARAVHVAPALEEYAVALAQATRTDPNLHLGASPRATLQLVRAAKVWAALDGRDFVIPDDITDLLIPVLAHRLLPARGAHRAGAQPVEAALTQIAERVRVPVATRS, encoded by the coding sequence ATGCCAGAGAACGCCCCCCTGAGCCCGGTCGCGATCGACGCCGACGGGTTCGCCGCGCAGACCGCGGCCATCCTCGGCTCGATCAGCCAGGTGATCGACGGGAAGCCGGAGGCCGTGCGCAGCGCCCTCGTCTGCCTCCTCGCCGAGGGCCATCTGCTCATCGAAGACGTCCCGGGCGTCGGGAAGACCATGCTGGCGCGGGCGCTGGCCGCGACCGTCGACGCCACCGTCCGACGCATCCAGTTCACGCCGGACCTGCTCCCCGGCGACGTCACGGGTGTGTCCGTGTACAACCCGGTCGACCGCGAGTTCGAGTTCAAGCGCGGCGCCGTGTTCGCCCACATCGTCATCGCCGACGAGATCAACCGCTCCTCCCCCAAGACGCAGTCCGCCCTGCTGGAGGCCATGGAGGAGGGCCAGGTCACGGTCGACGGCTCCACCCACCGGCTCCCCGACCCCTTCCTCGTCGTCGCCACCCAGAATCCGCTGGAGATGGAGGGCACGTACGCGCTCCCGGAGGCGCAGCGGGACCGGTTCATGATGCGCATCTCGATGGGCTACCCCGACCCGGCCGCGGAAGCCCTCATGCTCCGGCAGCGCGACGTCGTGAACCCGCTGGCGACCGTGACGCCCGTCGCGGACGCCGCCGCGATCTCCCAGCTCATCGCGTGGGCGCGGGCCGTGCACGTGGCCCCCGCGCTGGAGGAGTACGCCGTCGCGCTCGCGCAGGCGACGCGGACCGACCCCAATCTGCACCTCGGCGCAAGCCCCCGTGCCACGCTGCAGCTCGTCCGGGCGGCGAAGGTCTGGGCGGCGCTGGACGGGCGCGACTTCGTCATCCCCGACGACATCACCGATCTCCTCATCCCCGTGCTCGCCCACCGGCTGCTCCCAGCCCGCGGCGCGCACCGCGCCGGCGCGCAGCCGGTCGAGGCCGCGCTCACCCAGATCGCCGAGCGCGTGCGCGTGCCCGTCGCGACCCGCTCCTGA
- the mpaP gene encoding daptide biosynthesis intramembrane metalloprotease: MTTARPRAARRPSLRSRPALTADSCPTLAPGVAFEEAGGAWLATIHGVPSSRLSRTVVDLLTAMDGRTPLQALHGRFAPAEPAEGFLRLIERFRDNGLLAGDARRQPGRLTYRPPFTVQVATLRAAALFARLDRAIIPVPRRVLRVGVGAVLGAGMLAAAVQADELRSALSRPVPLLGLLVVLVALALTTLLHEAAHGLTLTRLGGRPRRAGVMLFYLTPAFFVDVTDGWRLADRRHRVAVALAGPAVHGVVAALALLAALAVPRSPTRETLQILALACLVVVLVNLIPFVRFDGYLALMSALDEPNLRGRAIRDGANALSRVLFGGARTPRSLNRWWSAPFGLASLVTPVVLVLLAVTRAAQALSAGGPGAGLFVVAMEATVAAVGVVLLGRALVRVVRAGASRIRVLTVTVVLATSLAVAGSLIPVPLTATLGFSVEGGRVVLVRAEGDGGAAIPDGAPVILQTRGLLGTEQRGEGTVRARPVAGAAVPVEALFPVRVTGAMVPAEIVADVEVTGGAGALPPAGQARVALGESPLWAALWRMAIVSPLSGFGNEEERG, encoded by the coding sequence ATGACGACCGCGCGTCCTCGCGCCGCGCGGCGTCCGTCCCTCCGCTCACGGCCCGCGCTCACCGCGGACTCGTGCCCCACCCTCGCACCCGGGGTCGCGTTCGAGGAGGCCGGCGGCGCGTGGCTCGCGACGATCCACGGCGTCCCCTCGTCCCGGCTGTCGCGGACGGTCGTCGACCTGCTGACCGCAATGGACGGCCGCACCCCGCTGCAGGCGCTGCACGGGCGCTTCGCCCCGGCCGAACCCGCCGAGGGCTTCCTGCGGCTGATCGAGCGGTTCCGCGACAACGGTCTCCTCGCGGGGGACGCCCGGCGACAGCCCGGGCGGCTGACCTACCGGCCGCCGTTCACGGTCCAGGTCGCGACCCTGCGCGCCGCCGCGCTCTTCGCGCGACTCGATCGCGCGATCATCCCCGTCCCGCGCCGCGTGCTGCGAGTGGGCGTCGGGGCGGTGCTCGGCGCCGGAATGCTCGCCGCGGCCGTCCAGGCGGACGAGCTGCGCAGCGCGCTCAGCCGTCCCGTGCCCCTCCTCGGCCTGCTGGTCGTCCTGGTCGCCCTGGCGCTCACGACCTTGCTGCACGAGGCCGCGCACGGTCTGACACTCACGCGCCTCGGAGGGCGACCGCGCCGCGCCGGCGTCATGCTCTTCTACCTCACGCCCGCCTTCTTCGTCGACGTCACGGACGGCTGGCGGCTCGCCGACCGCCGGCACCGTGTGGCGGTCGCCCTCGCCGGACCCGCCGTGCACGGCGTCGTCGCCGCGCTCGCGCTGCTGGCCGCGCTCGCCGTGCCGCGCTCGCCGACGAGGGAGACACTGCAGATCCTCGCCCTCGCCTGCCTGGTCGTCGTCCTCGTCAACCTGATCCCGTTCGTGCGCTTCGACGGGTACCTCGCGCTGATGAGCGCTCTCGACGAGCCGAATCTGCGGGGGAGGGCGATCCGCGACGGGGCGAACGCCCTCAGTCGCGTGCTGTTCGGCGGGGCGCGGACACCGCGCAGCCTGAACCGGTGGTGGAGTGCCCCCTTCGGGCTCGCCAGCCTGGTCACCCCCGTGGTGCTCGTCCTGCTGGCCGTGACCCGCGCCGCACAGGCGCTGTCCGCCGGCGGACCGGGGGCCGGGCTGTTCGTCGTCGCGATGGAGGCCACGGTCGCGGCTGTCGGGGTCGTGCTGTTGGGGCGCGCGCTGGTCCGCGTGGTCCGCGCCGGTGCCTCCCGGATCCGCGTCCTCACCGTGACGGTCGTCCTCGCCACGTCACTCGCGGTCGCGGGGAGTCTGATCCCCGTGCCGCTGACCGCGACGCTCGGCTTCTCCGTCGAGGGCGGGCGCGTGGTCCTCGTGCGGGCGGAGGGCGACGGCGGCGCGGCGATCCCGGACGGCGCCCCCGTCATCCTGCAGACGCGGGGACTGCTCGGAACGGAGCAGCGCGGCGAGGGGACCGTGCGCGCGCGCCCGGTCGCCGGGGCCGCGGTGCCGGTGGAGGCGCTCTTCCCGGTGCGGGTCACCGGAGCCATGGTTCCCGCGGAGATCGTCGCGGACGTGGAGGTGACGGGGGGTGCGGGCGCTCTGCCGCCGGCCGGTCAGGCGCGCGTCGCGCTCGGGGAGAGCCCCCTGTGGGCGGCGCTCTGGCGGATGGCGATCGTGTCGCCGCTGTCGGGGTTCGGGAACGAGGAGGAGAGAGGATGA
- a CDS encoding ABC transporter permease, with translation MSGAIRSELLRAVSGLSVFAVYLVAVLMPAFVLFSDGSRFALDGLDSEVATTRLLEPLAWTVISAAFVGAYPVTREYYYGSLDRTLTTVGFRRAFGGKLLAGVVVAVGLVLAIFVLWTIGVAVFLSGNGLALVLAPEAWRLYTGTLVGVVLGALIGGAIGWITRNYYATAIIVLVIPMALEFALLRTAPEIAKFSPGLVLAALGVPGYQDRLLAFVPALAIALVWTITLVAVAAVRGRRSGA, from the coding sequence GTGAGCGGTGCGATCCGCAGCGAGCTGCTGCGCGCGGTCAGCGGCCTCTCCGTCTTCGCCGTGTATCTCGTGGCGGTGCTCATGCCCGCCTTCGTGCTCTTCTCCGACGGGTCGCGCTTCGCCCTCGACGGTCTCGACTCCGAAGTGGCGACGACGCGGCTGCTGGAGCCCCTCGCCTGGACGGTCATCTCGGCGGCCTTCGTCGGCGCCTATCCGGTGACCCGCGAGTACTACTACGGCTCGCTGGATCGGACGCTGACGACGGTCGGGTTCCGCAGAGCGTTCGGCGGCAAGCTGCTCGCCGGGGTCGTGGTCGCCGTCGGGCTCGTGCTGGCGATCTTCGTGCTCTGGACCATCGGGGTCGCCGTCTTCCTGTCCGGCAACGGCCTCGCGCTCGTGCTCGCCCCGGAGGCCTGGCGGCTGTACACCGGGACGCTGGTCGGCGTCGTCCTCGGGGCCCTCATCGGCGGGGCGATCGGCTGGATCACCCGCAACTACTACGCCACGGCGATCATCGTGCTCGTCATCCCGATGGCGTTGGAGTTCGCGCTCTTGCGCACGGCCCCCGAGATCGCGAAGTTCTCGCCCGGCCTGGTGCTCGCGGCCCTGGGGGTGCCCGGCTATCAGGATCGACTGCTCGCGTTCGTCCCCGCTCTCGCCATCGCGTTGGTGTGGACGATCACGCTCGTCGCGGTGGCCGCCGTCCGAGGCCGCCGGAGCGGGGCGTGA
- a CDS encoding DUF58 domain-containing protein translates to MRRRRLLTPRGTGTLLAALGCVIAANILGARILLFLGVLLAALTLFSALAVRLPRRSGTVSRQISTDLLTVAETSRVTVRFTLRALRVPHGLWHDVLPPAVTGDSGGEYPADTAQLHYQVTGVRRGVWPLGPLLLRTVDPFGLAQREQAFGDTRTITVVPEVFALTPLAVRIGAAGGTAHTSSTRLGQGSDNLSPRGYAPGDSMRRIHWRATAHRGELMVRQEEEESSPDAVVVLDRTGSRWAAGTDDVDPAFEAAVSLCASAAVHLATEGYSVDVLDSAGTLLGALRGHEDDRDGLLVALAMVTPRGESRNLAALLGGTPPGPLVYVTGRLDEEDAALLRPSGAAAPLLFATEPLPGAEDAARRHGWTVARLGGDVADAWDDALAARAGAADVPR, encoded by the coding sequence ATGCGCCGACGTCGACTGCTCACCCCGCGCGGCACCGGGACGCTGCTCGCCGCGCTCGGGTGCGTGATCGCGGCGAACATCCTCGGCGCGCGGATCCTCCTCTTCCTCGGGGTCCTGCTGGCGGCGCTCACCTTGTTCTCCGCCCTCGCCGTCCGCCTCCCCCGGCGGTCCGGAACCGTGAGCCGGCAGATCTCCACCGACCTGCTCACGGTTGCGGAGACCTCGCGGGTCACGGTGCGCTTCACCCTCCGCGCGCTCCGGGTGCCGCACGGGCTGTGGCACGACGTCCTGCCGCCGGCGGTCACGGGCGACTCGGGCGGCGAGTACCCGGCGGACACCGCGCAGCTGCACTACCAAGTCACCGGCGTCCGCCGCGGCGTCTGGCCGCTGGGCCCGCTCCTGCTGCGGACGGTCGACCCGTTCGGCCTCGCGCAGCGCGAGCAGGCGTTCGGCGACACGCGCACCATTACGGTGGTGCCGGAGGTGTTCGCCCTGACACCGCTCGCGGTGCGCATCGGCGCGGCGGGTGGCACGGCGCACACCTCGTCCACCCGGCTGGGCCAGGGCAGCGACAACCTCTCCCCGCGGGGCTACGCACCCGGCGACTCCATGCGACGCATCCACTGGCGGGCCACGGCCCACCGCGGAGAGCTCATGGTCCGGCAGGAAGAGGAGGAGTCGAGCCCCGACGCCGTGGTCGTGCTGGATCGCACCGGTTCCCGGTGGGCCGCGGGGACGGACGACGTCGACCCGGCGTTCGAGGCGGCCGTCTCGCTCTGCGCCTCCGCCGCCGTCCATCTCGCAACCGAGGGATACAGCGTCGACGTGCTGGACAGCGCCGGCACGCTCCTCGGCGCGCTCCGCGGACACGAGGACGACAGGGACGGACTGCTCGTGGCCCTGGCGATGGTGACGCCACGGGGCGAGAGCCGCAACCTGGCCGCGCTCCTGGGCGGCACCCCGCCCGGTCCCCTCGTGTACGTGACCGGCCGCCTGGACGAGGAGGACGCCGCGCTGCTGCGCCCGTCCGGGGCCGCGGCGCCGCTGCTGTTCGCCACGGAGCCCCTCCCGGGCGCGGAGGACGCCGCACGCCGGCACGGGTGGACCGTCGCCCGCCTGGGCGGGGACGTCGCCGACGCCTGGGACGACGCGCTGGCGGCGCGGGCGGGAGCCGCCGATGTTCCGCGCTGA
- the mpaA2 gene encoding MpaA2 family daptide-type RiPP, translating into MTAATPTLEFTELDAMDALTDTDDYIRGFAVGVIIGILALT; encoded by the coding sequence ATGACAGCCGCAACGCCGACACTCGAGTTCACCGAGCTCGACGCCATGGACGCGCTGACCGACACCGATGACTACATTCGCGGATTCGCCGTGGGCGTGATCATCGGAATTCTCGCCCTGACCTAG
- a CDS encoding DUF3488 and transglutaminase-like domain-containing protein has product MFRAERPRPATIPADVRLRWHRDRDEPVGVVVPGALAGLAALTALWPFTSVISPGTWSFVVVTVIVAVVGVGMLVRHLLRRHSEGIAGAVALPAQALVAIGVLTLLVAGDTAVLGVVPTAATLTLVQALGAAAAEQIVFGSAPLDASPGLAAALGAGFAVVTILLDQLVAARVAVLATVLFATVGALPMIITLGPPNLAWFVAAAIVALLLFRHTARRHPESPRRASAAVAVSVGAAAIVTTLVVAPLLPLGSSIAGTGVGVTVDASLRLGDDLRQPSPVEVLTVATKADAAPYLRLTTLSRFDGRVWQPDRGDLQSQIDGFGEPEWGEDIPTAEYTTSIRVLRMSSSWLPLPYPATEVQGLSAAWRVSPENRTLFSRRGDAVGNDYTVTSLRVTPTLEQIRATEAAPPRPREEDVELPAIIGQQAAEVTADEQTDYDRLVALQDWFRSQFEYSLETPVEEGFDGTGADAVARFLEERSGYCVHFAGAFALMAESLGMQVRVVVGYLPGTLTNEKRGDESIFSVSSDQLHSWPEVLFPGIGWVPFEPTASLGVPTAFRAGTTQGGTTGGPADPAPTTAPQTEETTAPEVDRGDADPGSSEAGELRRLDPTPVILLTLGIVVLLLVPAAIRLLERRVRMRRAAQGDAAAAWAELRDTLLDLQVPVSDAESPRIRAASLVRDAGADEAALRVLTAAVERANYARTAERGDDLAAPLEVVLDSLRRHVDRRVRVRALLLPRSLYAPRGADARLLI; this is encoded by the coding sequence ATGTTCCGCGCTGAACGACCGCGGCCCGCCACGATCCCCGCCGACGTCCGCCTCCGCTGGCACCGCGACCGCGACGAGCCCGTCGGGGTGGTCGTCCCGGGGGCGCTCGCCGGGCTGGCCGCCCTCACCGCCCTGTGGCCGTTCACGTCCGTGATCTCCCCCGGCACGTGGTCCTTCGTCGTGGTGACCGTCATCGTCGCGGTCGTCGGCGTCGGGATGCTCGTGCGGCACCTGCTGCGCCGGCACTCGGAGGGCATCGCGGGCGCCGTCGCGCTGCCGGCCCAGGCCCTCGTGGCGATCGGCGTGCTCACCCTGCTCGTGGCCGGCGACACCGCCGTCCTGGGGGTCGTCCCCACCGCGGCGACCCTCACCCTGGTCCAGGCGCTCGGGGCGGCGGCCGCGGAGCAGATCGTCTTCGGCTCGGCGCCGCTCGACGCCTCGCCCGGTCTGGCGGCGGCGCTGGGAGCCGGTTTCGCGGTCGTCACGATCCTCCTCGACCAGCTCGTCGCCGCACGCGTCGCCGTGCTCGCGACGGTGCTGTTCGCGACGGTCGGCGCCCTCCCCATGATCATCACCCTCGGCCCGCCGAACCTCGCCTGGTTCGTGGCCGCCGCGATCGTCGCCCTGCTCCTGTTCCGCCACACCGCCCGACGCCACCCGGAGTCCCCGCGGCGCGCCTCCGCCGCCGTCGCCGTCTCGGTCGGCGCGGCGGCGATCGTCACGACCCTCGTCGTGGCGCCCCTGCTCCCGCTCGGTTCGAGCATCGCCGGGACCGGGGTGGGGGTCACCGTCGACGCGTCATTGCGGCTCGGCGACGATCTGCGGCAGCCGAGCCCGGTCGAGGTCCTGACCGTGGCGACCAAGGCCGACGCGGCCCCCTACCTCCGGCTGACCACGCTCTCCCGGTTCGACGGCCGCGTGTGGCAGCCCGACCGCGGCGACCTCCAGTCCCAGATCGACGGCTTCGGCGAACCGGAATGGGGAGAGGACATTCCGACCGCGGAATACACCACCTCGATCCGCGTGCTGCGGATGTCCAGCTCGTGGCTGCCCCTGCCGTACCCCGCGACCGAGGTGCAGGGTCTCAGCGCGGCCTGGCGGGTGTCCCCCGAGAACCGCACACTGTTCTCGCGGCGCGGGGACGCGGTCGGCAACGACTACACCGTGACCTCGCTGCGGGTGACGCCGACGCTGGAGCAGATCCGCGCGACGGAGGCCGCCCCGCCCCGCCCCCGCGAGGAGGACGTGGAGCTGCCCGCCATCATCGGGCAGCAGGCGGCCGAGGTCACGGCCGACGAGCAGACCGACTACGACCGCCTCGTCGCCCTGCAGGACTGGTTCCGCTCACAGTTCGAGTACTCCCTGGAGACGCCCGTCGAGGAGGGGTTCGACGGCACCGGAGCGGACGCCGTGGCCCGCTTCCTCGAGGAGCGCTCCGGGTACTGCGTGCACTTCGCGGGCGCTTTCGCCCTGATGGCCGAGAGCCTGGGCATGCAGGTGCGCGTCGTCGTCGGCTACCTTCCCGGGACGCTGACGAACGAGAAGCGCGGCGACGAATCGATCTTCTCCGTGTCGAGCGATCAGCTGCACTCCTGGCCCGAGGTGCTGTTCCCCGGGATCGGCTGGGTGCCGTTCGAGCCGACCGCCTCCCTCGGGGTGCCGACCGCCTTCCGCGCCGGCACCACGCAGGGCGGGACGACCGGGGGGCCGGCCGACCCGGCGCCGACCACCGCACCGCAGACCGAGGAGACGACCGCACCGGAGGTCGACCGCGGAGACGCCGACCCCGGCTCGTCCGAGGCGGGAGAGCTGCGCCGTCTCGACCCGACCCCGGTCATCCTCCTCACCCTGGGCATCGTCGTCCTCCTCCTCGTGCCCGCGGCGATCCGTCTCCTGGAGCGGCGGGTGCGGATGCGGCGCGCCGCGCAGGGGGACGCGGCGGCGGCCTGGGCGGAACTGCGCGACACCCTCCTCGACCTCCAGGTGCCGGTGTCGGATGCGGAGAGTCCGCGGATCCGGGCCGCGAGCCTGGTCAGGGACGCGGGTGCCGATGAGGCCGCGCTGCGGGTGCTGACGGCCGCCGTGGAACGCGCCAACTACGCCCGCACCGCCGAGCGCGGTGACGACCTCGCCGCACCGCTGGAGGTCGTGCTCGACAGCCTCCGCCGCCACGTCGACCGGCGGGTCAGAGTCCGGGCGCTGCTGCTGCCGCGGTCGCTCTACGCCCCGCGCGGAGCGGACGCGCGGCTGCTGATCTGA
- a CDS encoding ATP-binding cassette domain-containing protein, translated as MTMNHHAIEVRGLTKRFGDRTAVEDLSFAVPRGAIVGLLGPNGAGKSTTLRAIVGLVRPTSGHAVIDGAPFAALADPAAHVGVHMDGFGFEAGITARRHLEICRLAVGAPRARVDAVLDEVGLSADTGRRVKTFSTGMAQRLGLAAALIGSPRTLILDEPANGLDPDGIRWLRRFLRGFAERGGTVLVSSHQLPELEQVVDEVVVIKRRALFAGRLADLVTGGGDSLESRYFDLVAGASA; from the coding sequence ATGACCATGAACCACCACGCCATCGAGGTGCGGGGTCTGACCAAGAGGTTCGGCGACCGGACGGCCGTCGAGGATCTCTCGTTCGCGGTCCCGCGCGGAGCCATCGTCGGGCTGCTCGGTCCGAACGGCGCGGGGAAGTCGACGACGCTGCGGGCGATCGTCGGCCTGGTCCGACCGACGAGCGGGCACGCCGTCATCGACGGGGCGCCGTTCGCGGCGCTCGCCGACCCGGCGGCCCACGTCGGCGTGCACATGGACGGGTTCGGGTTCGAGGCGGGCATCACGGCGCGACGGCACCTGGAGATCTGCCGGCTCGCGGTCGGGGCGCCGCGCGCCCGGGTCGACGCGGTGCTCGACGAGGTCGGGCTCTCCGCCGATACGGGGCGTCGCGTCAAGACGTTCTCGACCGGCATGGCGCAGCGCCTCGGGCTCGCGGCCGCGCTGATCGGCTCGCCGCGGACGCTCATCCTCGACGAGCCGGCGAACGGGCTGGACCCCGACGGCATCCGCTGGCTCCGCCGCTTCCTCCGAGGCTTCGCCGAGCGCGGCGGGACGGTGCTGGTCTCCAGCCACCAGCTGCCCGAGCTGGAGCAGGTCGTCGACGAGGTCGTGGTCATCAAGCGGCGGGCCCTCTTCGCCGGCCGGTTGGCGGACCTCGTCACCGGAGGGGGCGACTCGCTCGAGAGCCGGTACTTCGACCTCGTCGCGGGAGCGTCGGCGTGA
- the mpaA3 gene encoding MpaA3 family daptide-type RiPP, whose translation MPTTALEFIELEQIDTPLEWWEHASYIIAIIGGAAAIAT comes from the coding sequence ATGCCGACCACGGCGCTGGAGTTCATCGAACTCGAACAGATCGACACCCCGCTCGAGTGGTGGGAGCACGCGAGCTACATCATCGCGATCATCGGCGGAGCCGCCGCCATCGCGACCTGA
- the mpaA1 gene encoding MpaA1 family daptide-type RiPP has translation MNESTEMTIRFQELDAMEAPSWDSFYQGVIGALVLIGIGAAAAT, from the coding sequence ATGAACGAGAGCACGGAGATGACCATCCGGTTCCAGGAGCTGGACGCGATGGAGGCCCCCAGCTGGGACAGCTTCTACCAGGGCGTGATCGGTGCGCTGGTGCTGATCGGCATCGGCGCCGCCGCTGCCACGTGA
- the mpaM gene encoding daptide-type RiPP biosynthesis methyltransferase produces the protein MTTLITTTVAARLALVGATARAHDLYSAAGVDFYERLVGPDRAEVREILALARDTPGAVLDVAAGSGRLTIPLVRSGHPVTAIDLSTDMLAHLRRGLPDEAAVETVVTDMRDFTLTRRFGLVILGATSITLLDDAGRARLYASVRRHLAADGLFALTVAGGASADSLAVATDRTIAVPGAAGDEPYLFSQQIEEAGTVRVVNWVRLADITPGAEVPVLTSRLHVLSPELLAEELVAAGFAVPHVAPVRTPPGVDILLLTTSLSRHEGERR, from the coding sequence ATGACCACCCTGATCACCACGACCGTGGCGGCACGGCTCGCCCTCGTGGGCGCCACCGCGCGTGCGCACGACCTGTACTCCGCTGCGGGTGTCGACTTCTACGAGCGGCTCGTCGGCCCTGATCGGGCGGAGGTCCGCGAGATCCTCGCACTCGCGAGGGACACCCCCGGTGCCGTCCTCGACGTCGCCGCCGGGAGCGGGCGCCTGACGATCCCTCTGGTGCGCTCCGGTCATCCCGTGACGGCGATCGACCTCTCGACGGACATGCTCGCGCATCTCCGTCGCGGGCTCCCGGACGAGGCGGCGGTCGAGACCGTCGTGACCGACATGCGCGACTTCACGCTGACCCGGCGCTTCGGCCTCGTGATCCTCGGCGCCACGTCCATCACGCTGCTCGACGACGCGGGACGCGCCCGGCTCTACGCCAGCGTGCGACGGCACCTCGCGGCGGACGGCCTCTTCGCCCTCACCGTCGCGGGCGGCGCATCGGCCGACAGCCTCGCGGTCGCGACGGACCGGACGATCGCGGTCCCCGGTGCCGCGGGTGACGAGCCGTACCTCTTCTCCCAGCAGATCGAGGAGGCCGGTACCGTGCGCGTCGTCAACTGGGTGCGCCTCGCGGACATCACCCCCGGGGCGGAGGTGCCGGTGCTGACGAGCCGTCTCCACGTGCTGAGCCCCGAGCTCCTCGCCGAGGAGCTCGTCGCGGCCGGGTTCGCGGTGCCGCACGTCGCGCCCGTGCGGACCCCTCCCGGCGTGGACATCCTCCTCCTCACGACCTCGCTCTCCCGCCACGAGGGAGAGAGGCGATGA
- a CDS encoding rhomboid family intramembrane serine protease, translated as MTVPPPARPEHPLRRFASPVLLLAAMWAVQFADAVLPGSFSGLGIRSWDPAGLLGIVFAPLLHASWAHLLANSIPFLVLGCLVAVEGTRRFWAVTGIVAVVGGLGTWLVNAPGTLTVGASGLVFGYFGYVVMRVFAPGRVSHRILYAVIAVIVIGVYGGTMLAGVFGVADGVSWQGHLFGAIGGGVAALAGRRPDRRGAVRR; from the coding sequence GTGACCGTTCCTCCGCCGGCCAGGCCCGAGCATCCGCTGCGGCGATTCGCCTCGCCCGTGCTCCTGCTCGCCGCGATGTGGGCGGTGCAGTTCGCGGACGCCGTGCTGCCGGGCTCGTTCAGCGGCCTCGGCATCCGCTCGTGGGACCCCGCCGGGCTGCTGGGGATCGTCTTCGCCCCGCTGCTGCACGCCAGCTGGGCGCATCTGCTCGCGAACTCGATCCCGTTCCTCGTGCTGGGCTGTCTGGTCGCGGTCGAGGGCACGCGCCGGTTCTGGGCGGTCACCGGGATCGTCGCGGTCGTCGGCGGGCTCGGGACCTGGCTCGTGAACGCCCCCGGCACGCTCACGGTCGGGGCTTCCGGGCTCGTGTTCGGCTACTTCGGCTATGTGGTGATGCGGGTGTTCGCGCCGGGCCGTGTGTCGCACCGCATCCTCTACGCGGTGATCGCGGTCATCGTGATCGGCGTCTACGGCGGCACGATGCTCGCCGGGGTGTTCGGCGTCGCGGACGGCGTGTCCTGGCAGGGACACCTCTTCGGAGCGATCGGGGGCGGGGTCGCCGCCCTCGCCGGCCGTCGACCGGACCGCCGCGGAGCCGTCCGGCGATGA